From a region of the Narcine bancroftii isolate sNarBan1 chromosome 5, sNarBan1.hap1, whole genome shotgun sequence genome:
- the LOC138764371 gene encoding endogenous retrovirus group 3 member 1 Env polyprotein-like produces the protein MGHYIQIPNSTPFPLNGWKGDSGPPCPDGLWFCIHQRTVPMKSSTPHSKMPAPLRQPDLVRVHPNNHESFGNAVGGDNLFVDLATKIAGTFNVTNCWVCGGPRMSEQWPWWGESLNSLTMISRIWTTNRTRSRETWSLSNVPSGFYCLSRIGKYPVGKSPCKAVWIRISPGNFIWFPKPLTWFLSTVFKTNCLPLSNSSIQLWNCTSSTITGPYQSNPTLKRVWERGYGVSPNGLFWVCGNKAYTRLPLQWSGTCFLGIIRPEFFLLPHDHGHKLGVKIFDTLHRQPRSSTVHLGQWGDDWSPERIIQYFGPATWAQDGSWGYRTPIYMLNRIIRLQAVLEIVTNQTALALQLLASQQGQMCSAIYQNRLALDYLLATEGGVCGKLNLTNCCLQIDDNGQAIRKIADNIRTLSHVPVQTWHPFAKLNWMDKWFGGTWWRTLLWVIGGILFLLLILPCIIPCLRSLVISMVQQAMQPGGLGDPVRILLQHEINVS, from the coding sequence atgggtcattatatacagattcctaatagcactcctttccctcttaacggttggaagggtgactcaggcccaccatgccctgatggactctggttttgcatacaccagcgtactgttccaatgaaaagttccactccacactcgaaaatgcctgcccctttaagacagccggacttagttcgagtccatccaaataaccatgaaagtttcggtaatgcagttgggggagataacctttttgtagatcttgcaactaaaattgcaggaacttttaatgtaaccaattgttgggtctgcgggggtccacggatgtcagagcaatggccttggtggggggagtccctcaattcattgaccatgatttcccgaatttggacaactaaccgaacgagatcaagagaaacttggtctctctctaacgtcccctctggtttttattgtctctcacgaatcggcaaatacccagtaggaaaaagtccctgcaaggctgtatggattcgcatttcgcctggtaatttcatttggtttcctaaacccctgacttggttcttatccactgtttttaaaactaattgcctacccctgtctaatagcagtattcagctttggaattgtaccagttccaccatcacaggaccataccaatcaaaccccactcttaaaagagtttgggaacggggatatggagtatccccaaatggattattctgggtatgtggtaataaagcttatactcgtctccccttacagtggagtggaacttgtttcctaggaataatccgcccagaatttttcctcctaccccacgatcacggtcataaattaggagtgaagatttttgatacattacaccgtcagccccgctctagcacggtacatttgggacaatggggagatgattggtctccagaacgcataattcaatattttggtcccgctacatgggctcaagatggatcctggggttatcgtactcctatttatatgttaaatcgcattattcgcttgcaagcagtccttgaaattgttacaaatcaaacagctttagccctgcaattacttgcatcccagcaaggtcaaatgtgctctgctatatatcagaaccgtctggccctagactatctcctagccacagaaggaggtgtatgtggaaagcttaatttgactaattgctgcttacagattgatgataatggccaagccattcgaaaaatcgctgataatattcgtactttgtcccatgtaccggttcaaacctggcatccttttgcaaaattaaattggatggacaaatggtttggaggaacctggtggcgtaccttattgtgggtcatcggaggtattttattcctcctacttattttgccctgtattattccctgtctacgcagcctggtgatttccatggtccaacaagctatgcaaccagggggactgggagaccccgttagaattttacttcagcacgagattaatgtatcatga